One uncultured Draconibacterium sp. genomic window, GCACCGGCATTCACCACTACTTTACCAGTCTTTTTCTTTTCAAAATTTACCGTGTTGTATGAAATCCAGGCACCTTCATTGGCCAGCGTGGTTTTCCACCCTGCGAAAGTATTTGTGGTATCGTTAAATGCTATTGTTGCGCCATTTTCGCTTATTGCGCTGTAACGGTCGAGCTGAATTTTTCCAGATGCCGGGGTTACACCTACACCTCGTTTTGTTGGAATAACTTTTTGAATAGTTCCATCGGCATTAAAAAACAGGCTGTCGATACACACCGAACGGTTCTTATCAAATTGTGGTGAATAATCGTTATGGTGGTAAAACAAATACCACTGATCGTTATATTCGAGCAGCGAGTGATGGTTGGTCCAGCACCCTGTTTCCGATTCGTCCATAATCACTCCGGTCATGGTAAACGGGCCTTCGGGGCTATCGCCCATGGCATATTCCAACCGTTCGGTTTTGTTTTCAACGTGTGGAAATGTGAGGTAATACTTTCCGTTTCGCTCAAAAACGAAAGGTCCCTCTTTCATCCCTCTTTCAGGCAAATTGGCAATGGCAACCGGCTTCGTAGCCAGTTCTGTCATGTTCTCTTTTAGTTTTGCCACGTATATGTTGCCCATCGAATAATACAAATAAGCTTGTCCGTCTTTGTCGATCAGAACATTCGGATCGATACCAAAAATTCCTTCAATGGCATTTTCCTGCGGAACGTAAGGACCTTCAGGTTTATCGGCAACGGCCACTCCAATTCCAAAACCTTTACGGCCGTTGGGGCCTGCTACATTTTTATTGGCAGGAAAGTAAAAATAATATTTTCCGTATCGCTCAATACAATCAGGTGCCCACATGCTGTATGATGTAGAATCAACCCAGGGAACTTTATTCTGACTAACAATTACTCCATGGTCGGTCCAATCGCTTAGATTTTCCGATGAAAACACATGATAATCAGGCATACAAAACCAATTCTCTCGTAGGTTTTTATTTGACGGGGCAGGAATGTCGTGCGAAGGAAAAACATAAACCTTTCCGTTTATTACTCGTGCCGTAGGATCGGCCGAAAACTGATCCCTGATTATGGGATTTTGAGCCCAACACGAAAGCATCGATAAACCAACGAAAAAGGCAAGGATAAAACATTTTTTGATATTCATTTTAAATGGTTTTCAGCGGTTTAATTACTTACAAGATCGAGAACAGCATGTGAAAGAAAAATGTATTCAGCAGAACCGCCAATAGTTACTTCATTTTCTCCCCATAAAAATGGCCAGTCATCTTTGTTCTCAAAAAAATCGGGTTTTAGTAACAATAATCCTGGAACAATACCGCCGGCAATGGTTGTAAAGTCGGCCCTGTTATTTCCGTATGCTACCCTTTTTGATTTTGTTCCTACCGCATTTACAAACGAGATATTTGAATACGGATGACAACCAAAAATAAAGTTCAGTCCTTTAAAAACATATTTTTTATCAATCACATCTGGAAAAGCTTTATGTGCATGGTAATTAGTAATGGCAGCATTTACAACCATTCCACTACCACCCCACCCGCTGGCAGAAATCGGCACACCATAGGGATTATTTTCCTCCATTGCTTCCAACGATTCTTTGTATTTTACAATGTAGCCTTTGAGTTTTGTTTTGTACGCTTCATCCATGTAGGGAATGGCTTTTAATGCAGGGTTCAGACTTCTACTGGCAAAAAACATCTGACCAAAATCGCGATTGCCTGTTGGTTGATCAAGAATTGTCCATAATTTTTCTTCAAAACGATCGAGGTATTTTTGTTCTTTTGTGGTGATGTACAATTCAAGCACGGTACTTAAATCGGCTCCGCGGGCCATCCTTCTCATCCAGTTTTCTGAGTTATCGACGTTATTTTTAATGGCCTCGTCTGCTTCGTTCAACAATTTAACAGCATACTTCAGGCATTTATCAGCCAGTTCATTGTTGTAAGCTTTAAGTGCCCTGCTGGCGGCAGCCAATGTTGCTGCGGTTTGGTAATCTAAAAACGAGCTGCGATTGGTAAAAGCCCAGCGATCGTCCATTGTTCCGCTCGAAACACCATCGGTTTCAAATGGTTTTAGATTTGGATTGTAAGGCAGATTATCAGTTTCGGTCATGGCATCGCCCAGATGATGGTACTGGTGCAGGTTTGGAACAATAATACCACGCACCGGATGACCAATATTTTCTACCTGTGCCACAAGGTTTAGAACACCGTGTTCAATTTGTTGCAATATATCCGGCTGCCCGTCGGGACGATGAATATCGACATAACGTGTTTCCTGATTGATATAAGTTTGATCTCTGTCAACACCAAACTGTTCCCACAATCCAACAAAATCAGTTATTACACTGTTGTGCGAACCGGTCTGAATATCAAAATCACCGGCATCAAACCATCCGCCAACGGCCATTCCTGGAATACGTTCGAAAGGTTTGTATTTTGTATCGGTAGTTGGTCCTTGCTGGTAACCATCAAAATGCTGATGGTTTAGCGGAGCTTGTAAACAATCGTCTTTATAGGGTTCACCGTGCCAGGTTCGATAAGCTTCATTAACCTGCATGTGATCCATTTGCACCGGAAACCACACATCGAAAGTGGGCTGCCAAATTTCGTCGAAAACATCGGGTCCAATGGCAAATGTATTCGTCAACTGATCGCCGTATTGAATGCAGTAAATACCGGGTTCTTCTATTTCACTAAAATCAAATTTAGCGTAATTGTAGCGCAGGTAATCGCCCCAAACTTTTACCTCACCCTTTAATTTTTCAACATAGTTGCCCTTTTCGTTAACCTGAAAAACAGTGGCCGTCTTTAAAAGTGTATCATTTTTATCCAGCTCAATTACGGCTACCTTTTCCTGATCGGGAACATAACCAACCTGCGAAAAACCAATTACCGGTTTACGTACCCAGTTGTCTATTGCATTGGGTTCAAGGTACCAGCTTAATACTTTTCCGGTTTTATCCGAGGGAAGTAAACTACGCACAATATACCAACCATTTTGCGCTACATTCCGGCCATCAAACAACATCAACTCTGTTTCACTCTTAATTTTTATCAGTCGTTCTGTATCCTCTGGGGCCATTACAAGCGTATTTCCGCTGGCCAAAGGAAACGGTACTATAAACTCGTCTTTGCCTCTGTTATCAAAAGTGGTGTGTCCTCCAAATTGATGTATTTTATTGCTTCCAGGTTCTATCTTAGTATCACTCGACGGGTAACGGGGAAACGTTCCGGGTTTACCATCCATTAAATACATCTTTTCGAAATAGGCTGACGGCAGAAATTCGAGATTAAATCCTGCCTTCCCTTGCAATTTCTCAGGAAGTGGTTCATCCAGAAATACATTAATTTCTATACCCTCATCTTTTGCTGTAACAAGTAGCTTCGATTCAAAATCAAGCTCATCATAGCGCAAAGTAACCTCAATTGAATTGTTTTCACTAACCACTTTCCGATCGATTAATTTGGGAACCAAATCCCATTGTTCGGGAGTGTTTTGAAGTCGCACCGCCCCGCCGGTAGAAGTACGCACACCGTGCTGAATAATTTCAACGGCTGCTGTTTTTTCATCAAAAAACATTCCGTTGTATTCGCTGCTAAAAACCATAATATTAACACCCGTCTTCTCGAAATACTCCAGTTCGTTCACCTTTAGTGCTTGTCCTAAAACGGGTAGTGAACCACTTAGCAGAAATAAAGCCAAAATTACATTCAAGAACTTCTTTCTGCCAGATAAACGTTGGAATGTCTGTACCCTTTTTCCGGCCAGACTTAGGTTTTTACTC contains:
- a CDS encoding family 43 glycosylhydrolase; its protein translation is MNIKKCFILAFFVGLSMLSCWAQNPIIRDQFSADPTARVINGKVYVFPSHDIPAPSNKNLRENWFCMPDYHVFSSENLSDWTDHGVIVSQNKVPWVDSTSYSMWAPDCIERYGKYYFYFPANKNVAGPNGRKGFGIGVAVADKPEGPYVPQENAIEGIFGIDPNVLIDKDGQAYLYYSMGNIYVAKLKENMTELATKPVAIANLPERGMKEGPFVFERNGKYYLTFPHVENKTERLEYAMGDSPEGPFTMTGVIMDESETGCWTNHHSLLEYNDQWYLFYHHNDYSPQFDKNRSVCIDSLFFNADGTIQKVIPTKRGVGVTPASGKIQLDRYSAISENGATIAFNDTTNTFAGWKTTLANEGAWISYNTVNFEKKKTGKVVVNAGALNGGKVELRVDAVDGPVLAEIDVPESKEMTVSKTKINKVEPGIHNIFVVAANDNPVEIDWISFE
- a CDS encoding glycoside hydrolase family 9 protein, which translates into the protein MTKIVRSKNLSLAGKRVQTFQRLSGRKKFLNVILALFLLSGSLPVLGQALKVNELEYFEKTGVNIMVFSSEYNGMFFDEKTAAVEIIQHGVRTSTGGAVRLQNTPEQWDLVPKLIDRKVVSENNSIEVTLRYDELDFESKLLVTAKDEGIEINVFLDEPLPEKLQGKAGFNLEFLPSAYFEKMYLMDGKPGTFPRYPSSDTKIEPGSNKIHQFGGHTTFDNRGKDEFIVPFPLASGNTLVMAPEDTERLIKIKSETELMLFDGRNVAQNGWYIVRSLLPSDKTGKVLSWYLEPNAIDNWVRKPVIGFSQVGYVPDQEKVAVIELDKNDTLLKTATVFQVNEKGNYVEKLKGEVKVWGDYLRYNYAKFDFSEIEEPGIYCIQYGDQLTNTFAIGPDVFDEIWQPTFDVWFPVQMDHMQVNEAYRTWHGEPYKDDCLQAPLNHQHFDGYQQGPTTDTKYKPFERIPGMAVGGWFDAGDFDIQTGSHNSVITDFVGLWEQFGVDRDQTYINQETRYVDIHRPDGQPDILQQIEHGVLNLVAQVENIGHPVRGIIVPNLHQYHHLGDAMTETDNLPYNPNLKPFETDGVSSGTMDDRWAFTNRSSFLDYQTAATLAAASRALKAYNNELADKCLKYAVKLLNEADEAIKNNVDNSENWMRRMARGADLSTVLELYITTKEQKYLDRFEEKLWTILDQPTGNRDFGQMFFASRSLNPALKAIPYMDEAYKTKLKGYIVKYKESLEAMEENNPYGVPISASGWGGSGMVVNAAITNYHAHKAFPDVIDKKYVFKGLNFIFGCHPYSNISFVNAVGTKSKRVAYGNNRADFTTIAGGIVPGLLLLKPDFFENKDDWPFLWGENEVTIGGSAEYIFLSHAVLDLVSN